One window of the Bradyrhizobium sp. NP1 genome contains the following:
- a CDS encoding type II restriction endonuclease, whose amino-acid sequence MKSGYLSEYFIGAAAKTLAGTEVDPETSRGHEYQGVDAFREFLGSPDNKQKIPVTYIWLEDDSPPARFDLEGTWYNSRKNQPHREPEYRLYYPAAAEEVVRRARAGDTLFFCLPKKGPLLAVSCASGSATEQQLFWLFGLKAKSDRFDTSKRDLRRERGQELSFTARYILELVGIEAILTEDEWLDPLLKQFGPEFPLTADFSEFARKHSPKTDPKADPDHALATWIEFEERLFRTLERYIVGQRIQQGFMRGRKADVDEFVSFSLSVQNRRKSRVGFALEHHLAAVFKSNSLRFQRGSTTENNNKPDFLFPGTAEYVNSKFPASKLVMLGSKSTCKDRWRQVLSEAKRIERKHLFTLEPGISESQTSEMKAKQLQLVLPSSLHETYKPTQQRWLMNLKEFMKFVSSTQT is encoded by the coding sequence ATGAAAAGCGGCTATTTGTCCGAATATTTTATTGGAGCAGCTGCAAAGACCTTGGCCGGAACTGAGGTGGACCCCGAAACTTCGCGAGGACATGAGTATCAGGGAGTGGACGCATTCCGAGAATTTCTCGGCTCGCCAGATAATAAGCAAAAAATTCCTGTCACCTATATTTGGCTGGAAGACGATTCGCCCCCTGCACGGTTCGACCTCGAAGGCACTTGGTATAACAGCCGCAAAAATCAGCCTCATAGAGAGCCGGAATACAGATTGTATTATCCGGCGGCCGCCGAGGAAGTCGTACGAAGAGCTCGTGCCGGTGACACACTTTTCTTTTGCTTGCCAAAGAAAGGCCCTTTGCTTGCAGTCAGTTGCGCCAGCGGCAGCGCCACAGAGCAGCAGCTTTTTTGGCTTTTTGGACTCAAGGCTAAGAGCGACCGCTTTGATACAAGCAAGCGCGACCTCAGGCGCGAACGTGGCCAAGAACTATCATTCACCGCCCGCTATATTCTTGAACTGGTAGGTATTGAGGCGATCCTCACAGAGGACGAATGGCTGGATCCTCTCCTCAAACAGTTCGGCCCTGAATTTCCGTTGACAGCGGATTTCTCAGAGTTCGCCAGGAAGCATTCTCCCAAAACCGACCCTAAGGCTGATCCAGACCATGCGTTAGCGACCTGGATCGAATTTGAGGAACGCTTGTTCCGCACGCTCGAACGCTACATCGTAGGCCAACGAATTCAACAAGGATTTATGAGGGGCAGGAAAGCGGACGTCGACGAGTTCGTAAGCTTTTCGTTGAGTGTCCAAAATCGAAGAAAGTCGAGGGTAGGTTTTGCGCTTGAGCACCACTTGGCCGCTGTATTCAAGTCAAATTCCCTTAGATTTCAGCGCGGCTCCACGACGGAGAACAACAACAAGCCCGACTTTCTTTTCCCCGGGACTGCCGAGTACGTAAACTCGAAGTTTCCGGCCTCGAAGCTGGTGATGCTTGGTTCAAAATCCACCTGCAAGGATAGATGGCGTCAGGTGCTCTCTGAAGCAAAGCGTATCGAGCGCAAGCATCTCTTCACCTTGGAGCCTGGAATATCCGAAAGTCAGACGTCGGAAATGAAGGCCAAGCAATTGCAGCTTGTCTTGCCGAGTTCCTTGCACGAAACGTACAAACCAACTCAGCAAAGATGGCTTATGAATTTGAAAGAGTTTATGAAGTTTGTGTCGTCAACACAAACTTGA